Proteins encoded together in one Streptomyces sp. NA04227 window:
- a CDS encoding NAD(P)H-binding protein has protein sequence MRIVIAGGHGQIALRLERLLAARGDEVAGLIRTPGQGDALRAAGAEPLVCDLESASLDEVTGHLRGADAAVFAAGAGPGSGAARKVTVDRDAAVLFADAAVRAGVRRHVVVSAMRADPEHRGEEVFDAYLRAKGEADAYVTAQTALDWTILRPGILTDDAGTGTVRLAAATGRGPVPRDDVAAVLAELLETPATAGLTLELISGGDSVPVAVRAVSGN, from the coding sequence ATGCGCATTGTCATCGCCGGAGGTCATGGTCAGATCGCGCTGCGGCTTGAGCGGCTGCTCGCCGCGCGCGGTGACGAGGTGGCGGGGCTCATCCGTACGCCCGGACAGGGCGACGCCCTGCGGGCCGCGGGGGCCGAACCGCTCGTCTGCGACCTGGAGTCGGCGTCGCTGGACGAGGTCACCGGACATCTCCGGGGCGCCGACGCGGCGGTCTTCGCCGCGGGCGCGGGACCGGGCAGCGGGGCCGCGCGCAAGGTGACCGTCGACCGGGACGCCGCCGTGCTGTTCGCGGACGCCGCGGTACGGGCGGGAGTCCGGCGGCATGTGGTGGTCTCGGCCATGCGGGCCGACCCGGAGCACCGGGGCGAGGAGGTCTTCGACGCCTATCTGCGCGCGAAGGGCGAGGCCGACGCGTATGTGACGGCACAGACCGCGCTCGACTGGACCATCCTGCGCCCGGGCATCCTCACCGACGACGCCGGAACCGGCACGGTCCGCCTCGCCGCCGCCACCGGCCGCGGCCCGGTCCCGCGCGACGACGTCGCCGCCGTGCTCGCCGAACTCCTCGAAACCCCGGCCACCGCCGGTCTCACCCTGGAACTCATCAGCGGCGGCGACTCGGTTCCGGTCGCGGTACGGGCGGTTTCGGGGAACTGA
- a CDS encoding DHA2 family efflux MFS transporter permease subunit, with amino-acid sequence MHSTDDSSTDDSSTDDSASAGPDRARAIWALVITSAAGFMAALDNLVVTTALPSLRKDLGGSLDDLEWTVSAYTLTFAALLMFGAALGDRFGRRRLFLAGLSVFTAASAAAALSDGIGELIAARAVQGVGAAVMMPLTLTLLTAAVPAARRGAALGIWSACQGLAVACGPLIGGGLTEHISWHWIFWLNVPIGLLLLPLARLRLAESHAPGARLDPVGTVLASGGLFGIVYGLVRTSSHPWSESLVLLSLFSGAALLVAFVLHEQRTRRPMLPMRLFRSRAFSGVNAASLLMYVGMFGSIFLLSQFMQVVGGHSPTEAGLRMLPWTGVPMLVAPLAGILSDRIGGRPVVALGLTLQAAGLALYAMVAATDVSYAAQLPALIISGVGMALYFAPAAHLVMSSVSTGEQGIASGANNALREVGGALGIAVLASVFSARGGYRDPQDFVDGLVPALWIGSGVVLLGAVAALLMPRGAGLDKDGQFGGQPGNGPEAGRGAALPERAGAGV; translated from the coding sequence ATGCACAGCACCGACGACAGCAGTACTGACGACAGCAGCACCGACGACAGTGCGAGCGCAGGGCCCGACCGTGCGCGCGCCATATGGGCGCTGGTCATCACCAGCGCCGCCGGATTCATGGCGGCCCTCGACAACCTCGTCGTCACCACCGCCCTGCCTTCGCTGCGCAAGGACCTCGGAGGCTCGCTCGACGACCTCGAATGGACCGTCAGCGCCTATACGTTGACCTTCGCCGCGCTGCTGATGTTCGGTGCCGCGCTCGGTGACCGGTTCGGGCGCAGGCGGCTCTTCCTCGCCGGGCTCTCCGTCTTCACCGCGGCCTCCGCGGCGGCGGCCCTGTCGGACGGCATCGGGGAACTGATCGCGGCGCGTGCCGTGCAGGGCGTCGGCGCGGCCGTGATGATGCCGCTCACCCTCACCCTGCTCACCGCGGCCGTCCCGGCGGCCCGGCGCGGCGCCGCGCTCGGCATCTGGAGCGCCTGCCAGGGGCTCGCGGTGGCCTGCGGCCCGCTCATCGGCGGCGGTCTGACCGAACACATCTCCTGGCACTGGATCTTCTGGCTCAACGTCCCGATCGGCCTGCTCCTGCTCCCGCTCGCCCGGCTCCGGCTCGCCGAGTCCCACGCGCCCGGCGCCCGCCTCGACCCGGTCGGCACGGTGCTCGCCAGCGGCGGTCTGTTCGGGATCGTGTACGGGCTGGTGCGCACCTCCAGCCACCCGTGGAGCGAGAGCCTGGTGCTGCTCAGCCTGTTCTCCGGGGCCGCGCTCCTGGTCGCCTTCGTCCTGCACGAGCAGCGCACGCGGCGCCCCATGCTGCCGATGCGGCTGTTCCGCAGCCGTGCCTTCAGCGGCGTCAACGCCGCGAGCCTGCTGATGTACGTCGGCATGTTCGGCTCGATCTTCCTGCTCAGCCAGTTCATGCAGGTGGTGGGCGGGCACTCGCCCACCGAGGCCGGGCTGCGGATGCTGCCGTGGACCGGCGTACCGATGCTCGTCGCCCCGCTCGCGGGCATCCTCTCGGACCGCATCGGCGGCCGCCCGGTGGTCGCGCTCGGCCTGACCCTCCAGGCCGCCGGACTCGCGCTGTACGCCATGGTCGCCGCCACCGATGTGTCGTACGCGGCCCAACTGCCCGCCCTGATCATCAGCGGCGTCGGCATGGCGCTGTACTTCGCGCCCGCCGCGCACCTGGTGATGTCCAGCGTGAGCACCGGGGAACAGGGCATCGCCTCCGGCGCCAACAACGCCCTGCGCGAGGTCGGCGGCGCGCTCGGCATCGCCGTACTCGCCTCCGTCTTCTCCGCCCGGGGCGGGTACCGCGACCCGCAGGACTTCGTCGACGGGCTCGTGCCCGCGCTGTGGATCGGTTCGGGGGTCGTGCTTCTCGGCGCGGTCGCGGCGCTGCTGATGCCGCGCGGCGCCGGGCTGGACAAGGACGGGCAGTTCGGCGGGCAGCCCGGGAACGGACCGGAGGCCGGGCGCGGGGCCGCGCTGCCGGAGCGTGCCGGAGCCGGGGTCTGA
- a CDS encoding NAD(P)-dependent oxidoreductase, whose protein sequence is MRLTVFGATGGVGREIVRQALTAGHKVTAVVRDPSKLASGTPRLELVRADLSDPEALRPAVAGSDAVLSGLGARSRRDASAGVVTRLTRSVLAAMEAEGRGRLLVVSAVPVGEAPAGQPLQDRLALKVIRSVLRATYADLARMEAELASSAADWTCVRPPRLLDSPLSGSYRKVVGANPPSARTIGRADVAHAMLALIDDTTTLRKPVGVAY, encoded by the coding sequence ATGCGGCTCACGGTGTTCGGAGCCACGGGCGGAGTCGGCCGGGAGATCGTGCGGCAGGCGCTGACCGCGGGCCACAAGGTGACGGCGGTCGTACGCGATCCCTCGAAGCTCGCGAGCGGCACGCCGCGACTCGAACTCGTACGCGCGGACCTGTCGGACCCCGAGGCGCTGCGGCCCGCGGTCGCCGGGAGCGACGCGGTGCTGTCCGGGCTCGGCGCGCGCAGCCGCCGGGACGCGAGCGCGGGCGTCGTCACCCGCCTCACCCGCAGCGTCCTCGCCGCGATGGAGGCGGAGGGCCGGGGGCGGCTGCTCGTCGTCAGCGCGGTGCCGGTGGGCGAGGCGCCCGCGGGCCAGCCGCTCCAGGACCGGCTCGCGCTGAAGGTGATCAGGTCGGTGCTCCGGGCCACCTACGCCGATCTGGCCCGGATGGAGGCCGAGTTGGCGTCCAGTGCCGCGGACTGGACGTGCGTACGCCCACCGCGCCTGCTCGACAGCCCGCTCAGCGGCAGCTACCGCAAGGTGGTCGGCGCCAATCCGCCGAGCGCGCGCACCATCGGCCGGGCGGACGTGGCGCACGCGATGCTGGCCCTGATCGACGACACGACGACGCTGCGGAAGCCGGTCGGGGTCGCGTACTGA
- a CDS encoding amidohydrolase family protein codes for MPDSQPQQPSSRGPRPGDGRSEPASLVLCGARLTDGRTVDVRLNAGRITAVTPAGARPAPTPATRIDLHGHLLLPAPVEPHAHFDVALTAEGDGAGSGRGRAEGSSQPAGGACPLPGPAYQPGDIQRRATEAALLQLGHGATAMRSHVRVGGPHGLAGLQALLRARRSLHGLGELTTVAVAGVLTGRDGAEGRALLRDAVRMGASAVGGCPDLDPDPEGHITALLELAADCGCAVDLHLDGGAPKLLDRLATLASELGVAVTVGPCGGLSRLPYESAARVAERLAGAGVGVICLPQGGCGMAGWRGGSGAECEGGRGGGAGAECQVQVGRCCGLGPSVVAPVRLLGAAGVRLAAGSGALRDSARPVGRGDPLEAAFLLAAQHGLSPAAAYAAVSADARALLGLPEVRIAPGFPAELLAVRGTDLSAALSLAYSRIVIHRGRVVARTSAVREYCDSAVAAGFDLPRQVRVPGGGGSGGAGADGDAGGGR; via the coding sequence ATGCCCGACAGCCAGCCGCAGCAGCCGTCCTCACGGGGCCCGCGCCCCGGCGACGGCAGGTCCGAGCCCGCCTCACTGGTGCTCTGCGGTGCGCGCCTGACCGACGGCCGGACCGTGGACGTACGGCTGAACGCGGGCCGCATCACGGCCGTCACCCCCGCCGGCGCCCGCCCCGCCCCCACCCCCGCCACCCGCATCGACCTGCACGGCCACCTCCTCCTCCCCGCCCCGGTGGAACCGCACGCCCACTTCGACGTGGCGCTGACGGCGGAGGGGGATGGGGCGGGGAGCGGTCGCGGGAGGGCGGAGGGTTCGTCCCAACCGGCGGGCGGCGCCTGCCCGTTGCCCGGTCCCGCGTACCAGCCCGGCGACATCCAGCGGCGAGCGACCGAGGCGGCACTGCTCCAGCTCGGCCACGGGGCGACGGCGATGCGCTCGCACGTACGCGTCGGCGGGCCGCACGGGCTCGCCGGTCTCCAGGCCCTGCTCCGCGCCCGGCGTTCGCTGCACGGACTCGGCGAGCTGACGACGGTGGCGGTGGCGGGCGTGCTGACCGGCCGGGACGGGGCCGAGGGGCGGGCGCTGCTGCGGGACGCGGTCCGGATGGGGGCGAGCGCGGTCGGCGGCTGCCCGGACCTCGACCCGGACCCGGAGGGCCACATCACCGCCCTCCTCGAACTCGCCGCGGACTGCGGCTGCGCCGTCGACCTGCACCTGGACGGCGGCGCCCCGAAGCTCCTCGACCGGCTGGCCACGCTGGCGTCCGAGCTCGGCGTCGCGGTCACGGTCGGCCCCTGCGGCGGCCTTTCCCGCCTGCCGTACGAGTCCGCCGCGCGCGTCGCGGAACGGCTGGCCGGGGCGGGGGTCGGGGTGATCTGCCTTCCGCAGGGGGGATGCGGGATGGCGGGGTGGCGAGGCGGTTCGGGGGCGGAGTGTGAGGGCGGTCGGGGCGGCGGGGCGGGTGCGGAGTGTCAGGTCCAGGTCGGGCGGTGCTGCGGGCTCGGGCCGTCCGTGGTGGCGCCGGTGCGGCTGTTGGGTGCGGCGGGGGTGCGGCTGGCCGCCGGGAGCGGGGCGCTGCGGGACAGCGCGCGTCCGGTCGGCCGGGGCGACCCGCTGGAGGCCGCGTTCCTGCTCGCCGCCCAGCACGGGCTGAGCCCGGCGGCGGCCTACGCGGCCGTCTCGGCCGACGCCCGAGCCCTCCTGGGCCTGCCGGAGGTACGGATCGCCCCGGGCTTCCCGGCCGAACTCCTCGCCGTCCGGGGCACCGACCTGTCCGCCGCGCTGTCCCTCGCGTACAGCCGCATCGTCATCCACCGCGGCCGCGTCGTGGCGCGTACCAGCGCGGTGCGCGAGTACTGCGACTCGGCGGTGGCGGCGGGCTTCGACCTGCCGCGTCAGGTGCGGGTGCCCGGGGGTGGGGGCAGCGGGGGTGCGGGGGCGGACGGGGACGCCGGCGGGGGCAGGTAG
- the rpmG gene encoding 50S ribosomal protein L33, whose translation MAATDVRPKITLACVECKERNYITKKNRRNDPDRLEMKKHCPRCNAHTAHRETR comes from the coding sequence GTGGCTGCCACCGACGTCCGCCCGAAGATCACGCTGGCCTGCGTGGAGTGCAAGGAGCGGAACTACATCACCAAGAAGAACCGGCGTAACGACCCGGACCGTCTTGAGATGAAGAAGCACTGCCCGCGCTGCAACGCGCACACCGCGCACCGCGAGACGCGATAA
- a CDS encoding TetR/AcrR family transcriptional regulator yields MVRMSAEERRAAVIAAAVEEFARTGYRGTSTEVIARRVGVSQPYLFRLFPNKQAIFLAAVESCLEKMRGVMVRAGEGVEGVEAVEAMGAAYQTLIAEDPAVLDIQLQLFAAAAAARVSGDEEFAAAVRRKWLEVWDAMHLALGADIEETTTFMAYGMLVNVLRAMGFPPDHRVWDGIYEKARPVGDVG; encoded by the coding sequence ATGGTCAGGATGAGTGCAGAGGAGCGGCGGGCCGCGGTGATCGCCGCGGCCGTCGAGGAGTTCGCGCGGACCGGTTACCGGGGGACGTCCACCGAGGTCATCGCCCGGCGGGTCGGCGTCTCGCAGCCGTACCTCTTCCGGCTCTTCCCGAACAAGCAGGCCATCTTCCTTGCCGCGGTGGAGAGTTGCCTGGAGAAGATGCGCGGCGTCATGGTGCGGGCCGGCGAAGGCGTGGAGGGTGTCGAGGCCGTCGAGGCGATGGGGGCGGCGTACCAGACCCTGATCGCCGAGGATCCCGCGGTGCTCGACATTCAGCTCCAGCTCTTCGCCGCCGCTGCCGCCGCCCGGGTCTCGGGCGACGAGGAGTTCGCGGCGGCGGTCCGGCGCAAATGGCTGGAGGTCTGGGACGCCATGCACCTGGCCCTCGGCGCTGACATCGAGGAGACCACCACCTTCATGGCGTACGGAATGCTCGTCAACGTCCTTCGTGCGATGGGCTTTCCGCCCGATCACCGCGTCTGGGACGGGATCTACGAGAAGGCCCGCCCGGTCGGTGACGTCGGCTGA
- a CDS encoding MaoC family dehydratase, translating to MTTAAKIAYADVETGTELPAQTFHVTRETLVRYAGASGDFNPIHWNEKFAREVGLPDVIAHGMFTMAEAARVVTDWIGDPGALVEYGVRFTKPVVVPNDDEGATIEVSAKVAAKLDDNRVRVDLTAMSGGQKVLGMARAVVRLA from the coding sequence ATGACCACGGCAGCGAAGATCGCGTACGCGGACGTCGAGACCGGGACCGAGCTTCCCGCGCAGACCTTCCACGTCACCCGCGAGACCCTGGTGCGCTACGCGGGCGCCTCCGGCGACTTCAACCCCATCCACTGGAACGAGAAGTTCGCGCGCGAGGTCGGCCTGCCCGACGTCATCGCGCACGGCATGTTCACCATGGCCGAGGCCGCCCGTGTGGTCACCGACTGGATCGGCGACCCGGGCGCGCTCGTCGAGTACGGCGTCCGCTTCACCAAGCCCGTGGTCGTGCCCAACGACGACGAGGGCGCCACCATCGAGGTCAGCGCCAAGGTCGCGGCCAAGCTCGACGACAACCGGGTGCGGGTCGACCTGACCGCGATGTCCGGCGGACAGAAGGTCCTCGGCATGGCGCGCGCCGTCGTGCGCCTGGCCTGA
- a CDS encoding MaoC family dehydratase N-terminal domain-containing protein produces the protein MALDQSFVGRTYPPADSYEVGREKIREFALAVGDGNPAYTDPEAAKALGYADVIAPPTFSFAIAFAAARRVVDDPALGLDYDRVVHGDQKFAYTRPVRAGDRLRVTSTIEAIKSLAGNDIVDVRGEIEDESGEHVVTTWIKLVSRAKEDAA, from the coding sequence ATGGCGCTCGATCAGTCCTTCGTCGGGCGGACGTATCCGCCCGCCGACTCCTACGAGGTCGGCCGCGAGAAGATCCGCGAGTTCGCCCTGGCCGTGGGCGACGGCAATCCCGCGTACACGGACCCGGAGGCGGCGAAGGCGCTCGGCTACGCCGATGTCATCGCCCCGCCGACCTTCTCGTTCGCCATCGCCTTCGCCGCCGCCCGCCGCGTGGTCGACGACCCGGCGCTCGGGCTCGACTACGACCGGGTGGTGCACGGCGACCAGAAGTTCGCGTACACCAGGCCGGTACGGGCCGGTGACCGGCTGAGGGTCACCTCCACCATCGAGGCGATCAAGTCCCTCGCGGGCAACGACATCGTGGACGTCCGCGGCGAGATCGAGGACGAGTCCGGCGAGCACGTGGTCACCACCTGGATCAAGCTCGTCTCGCGGGCGAAGGAGGACGCGGCATGA
- a CDS encoding UDP-N-acetylmuramate dehydrogenase — protein MQELHDAPLAPLTTFRLGGPATRLVTATTDAEVTETVRRADAEGTPLLLIGGGSNLVIGDKGFEGTALRIATRGFELRGTELELAAGEVWTDAVARTVEAGLAGIECLAGIPGSAGATPIQNVGAYGQEVSSVITEVIAYDRRTHETVTLTNEECRFAYRHSRFKAEPDRFVVLRVRFSLSDEAGLSAPVKYAETARALGVGTGDRVPLEDARRTVLALRAGKGMVLDPEDHDTWSAGSFFTNPILDEAGFALFRRRVAERLGPDTEPPAYPAGQGRTKTSAAWLIDRAGFTKGYGEGPARISTKHTLALTNRGSATTEDLLTLAREVVAGVHAAFGITLVNEPVTVGVEI, from the coding sequence GTGCAGGAACTCCATGACGCCCCGCTCGCCCCGCTGACCACCTTCCGGCTCGGCGGTCCCGCGACCCGCCTGGTCACCGCCACCACGGACGCCGAGGTGACCGAGACCGTCCGGCGCGCCGACGCCGAGGGCACCCCGCTGCTCCTGATCGGCGGCGGCAGCAATCTGGTCATCGGGGACAAGGGCTTCGAGGGCACCGCGCTGCGCATCGCCACCCGCGGCTTCGAACTGCGCGGCACCGAGCTGGAGTTGGCCGCCGGTGAGGTCTGGACGGACGCCGTCGCGCGTACCGTCGAGGCCGGTCTCGCCGGAATCGAGTGCCTGGCCGGTATCCCCGGTTCGGCGGGCGCGACCCCGATCCAGAACGTGGGCGCGTACGGCCAGGAGGTCTCCTCGGTGATCACCGAGGTGATCGCGTACGACCGCCGGACGCACGAAACGGTCACGCTGACGAACGAAGAGTGCCGGTTCGCCTACCGCCACAGTCGCTTCAAGGCCGAACCCGACCGTTTCGTCGTCCTCAGGGTGCGCTTTTCGCTCAGTGACGAAGCGGGTCTGTCAGCACCGGTCAAATACGCGGAGACCGCCCGCGCCCTCGGCGTCGGGACCGGCGACCGCGTCCCGCTGGAGGACGCCCGCAGGACCGTGCTCGCCCTGCGTGCGGGCAAGGGCATGGTGCTCGACCCCGAGGACCACGACACCTGGTCGGCCGGGTCCTTCTTCACCAACCCGATCCTGGACGAGGCGGGCTTCGCCCTCTTCCGGCGCCGGGTGGCCGAGCGCCTCGGCCCGGACACCGAGCCGCCCGCGTACCCGGCCGGGCAGGGCCGCACCAAGACCTCCGCGGCCTGGCTGATCGACCGGGCCGGTTTCACCAAGGGCTACGGCGAGGGCCCCGCCCGTATCTCCACCAAGCACACCCTCGCCCTCACCAACCGCGGCTCCGCGACCACCGAGGACCTGCTCACCCTCGCCCGCGAAGTGGTGGCCGGGGTCCACGCGGCCTTCGGCATCACCCTCGTCAACGAGCCGGTGACGGTCGGCGTCGAGATCTGA
- a CDS encoding GAF domain-containing protein, whose amino-acid sequence MAKEARERGQWGGMAWLRKYWLKIFLLTLSSVLAAGVFVSSVLAGDEKFKDRDSALWMGAAAALVVVLVTASETALNEREKTKAREEARRTAGQLRLWYNDVLADLSEPLGKLAHEYAQAYAATTATPPAALTAAQSGESTKILRAVLVGAATLTAPLDPAGLPTARSAFYRLTDPTRHEFTLEDWAGRPYSPRGKIDGSAGSHFLHDVLEGRAPYHAGADTGLVSKVDQSGARYRSVIAVPVVAGSREFGVLAVDAPGDTDLTTPHVRSLQSLAEFLGATLALA is encoded by the coding sequence GTGGCGAAGGAAGCCCGGGAACGGGGGCAGTGGGGTGGGATGGCCTGGCTTCGCAAGTACTGGTTGAAGATCTTTCTGCTGACGCTGTCCAGCGTGCTGGCCGCGGGCGTGTTCGTGTCCTCGGTGCTCGCCGGGGACGAGAAGTTCAAGGACCGCGACAGCGCGCTGTGGATGGGAGCGGCGGCAGCCCTGGTCGTCGTGCTCGTGACGGCGAGCGAGACCGCGCTCAACGAGCGGGAGAAGACCAAGGCCCGCGAGGAGGCGCGCCGGACGGCGGGCCAACTCCGCCTCTGGTACAACGACGTTCTGGCGGACCTCTCCGAACCGCTCGGCAAACTCGCGCACGAGTACGCGCAGGCCTACGCGGCCACCACCGCCACCCCGCCCGCCGCTCTCACGGCGGCCCAGTCCGGTGAATCCACCAAGATCCTCCGCGCGGTGCTCGTCGGCGCCGCCACCCTGACCGCACCGCTCGACCCCGCAGGACTGCCCACCGCCCGCAGCGCCTTCTACCGCCTCACCGACCCGACGCGGCACGAGTTCACCCTGGAGGACTGGGCGGGCCGCCCCTACAGCCCGCGCGGCAAGATCGACGGCTCCGCCGGGAGCCACTTCCTGCACGACGTCCTGGAGGGCAGGGCCCCGTATCACGCGGGCGCGGACACCGGACTGGTCAGCAAGGTCGACCAGTCCGGCGCCCGCTATCGCTCGGTGATCGCGGTGCCGGTGGTGGCGGGCTCCCGGGAGTTCGGCGTCCTGGCCGTCGACGCTCCCGGGGACACCGACCTCACCACCCCGCATGTGCGCTCGCTGCAGAGCCTGGCCGAGTTCCTCGGTGCGACCCTGGCGTTGGCGTAG
- a CDS encoding TetR/AcrR family transcriptional regulator, translated as MPQQPTRLRILDAAHELMLRLGLARVTTKEIAKAAGCSEAALYKYFPSKEELFISVLTERLPRLGPLLDELVAAPPERSVEGNLIEIARQAALFYRQSFPIGASLYAQTQLRERHTEAMRALGAGPHRPIEGLAAYLGAEQRAGRIRPDADPHAAASLLLGACAHRAFVYDMTETGEPPQSLDEFAAGLARTLLAGIA; from the coding sequence ATGCCGCAGCAGCCGACCAGGCTCCGCATCCTCGACGCGGCGCACGAGCTGATGCTCCGCCTCGGCCTCGCCCGCGTCACCACCAAGGAGATCGCGAAGGCGGCGGGCTGTTCCGAGGCGGCGTTGTACAAGTACTTCCCGAGCAAGGAGGAGCTGTTCATCAGCGTCCTCACCGAACGCCTGCCCCGGCTCGGCCCGCTGCTCGACGAACTCGTCGCCGCCCCGCCGGAACGCTCCGTCGAGGGCAACCTCATCGAGATCGCCCGGCAGGCCGCGCTCTTCTACCGCCAGAGCTTCCCGATCGGCGCCTCGCTCTACGCCCAGACCCAGCTCAGGGAGCGGCACACCGAGGCCATGCGCGCACTGGGCGCCGGACCGCACCGCCCCATCGAGGGCCTGGCCGCCTACCTAGGCGCCGAGCAGCGCGCGGGCCGCATCCGCCCCGACGCCGACCCGCACGCCGCCGCCTCGCTGCTGCTCGGCGCCTGCGCCCACCGCGCCTTCGTCTACGACATGACCGAGACCGGCGAACCCCCGCAGTCCCTCGACGAGTTCGCGGCGGGCCTGGCCCGCACCCTGCTCGCCGGAATCGCCTGA
- a CDS encoding DUF899 family protein, translated as MVDLATWQTARDELLVREKAHTHEGDAIAAARRRLPMVEFDGTVEVVGPDGPVPFLDLFQGRDELVVYKHMWYDGAPHQGQCEGCTTTAWHLDDAAYLNARGVSFAVLTTGRADEVAAYVAFMGYTQPWYSVRDVAEPVGGAMGYLTCYLREGDRTFLTYSTTGRGNERVNSAMGLLDMTPYGRGEAWEDNPEGRPVLGDVREGYPAEGRQACWYWRSDADGNATWGPTGRPVPQWTRPGAGPVESLGRQDGPH; from the coding sequence GTGGTCGATCTGGCCACCTGGCAGACCGCCCGTGACGAACTGCTTGTCCGCGAGAAGGCCCACACCCACGAGGGCGACGCGATCGCCGCGGCCCGGCGCAGGCTGCCGATGGTGGAGTTCGACGGGACGGTCGAGGTCGTCGGGCCCGACGGCCCGGTCCCCTTCCTGGACCTGTTCCAGGGCCGCGACGAGCTCGTGGTCTACAAGCACATGTGGTACGACGGAGCGCCGCACCAGGGACAGTGCGAGGGCTGCACCACCACGGCCTGGCATCTGGACGACGCCGCCTACCTCAACGCCCGCGGCGTCTCGTTCGCCGTCCTGACCACCGGCCGCGCCGACGAAGTGGCCGCCTACGTCGCGTTCATGGGCTACACCCAGCCCTGGTACTCGGTACGCGACGTGGCCGAGCCGGTCGGTGGCGCGATGGGCTACCTCACCTGCTACCTGCGCGAGGGCGACCGCACGTTCCTGACCTACTCGACAACGGGCCGGGGCAACGAGCGGGTCAACTCGGCGATGGGCCTCCTCGACATGACGCCGTACGGGCGCGGCGAGGCGTGGGAGGACAACCCGGAGGGGCGGCCCGTGCTCGGCGACGTCCGCGAGGGGTACCCGGCCGAGGGCCGCCAGGCCTGCTGGTACTGGCGCTCGGACGCGGACGGAAACGCCACCTGGGGCCCGACCGGCCGTCCCGTACCGCAGTGGACCCGCCCCGGGGCGGGTCCGGTGGAGAGCCTCGGCCGCCAGGACGGGCCCCACTGA
- a CDS encoding GntR family transcriptional regulator codes for MEGLRQNITSEEIAATIRADIEAGTYRPGDRLPEAKEMARGLRLLVPRSVDLAYGLLVAEGTLEQGPPGLPPVVADPTEDPRVRELRATVRELQGQVRRLDETVEELTRRTRALERGLRETRAELLRRA; via the coding sequence ATGGAGGGGCTGCGACAGAACATCACGTCCGAGGAGATCGCCGCGACGATCCGGGCGGACATCGAGGCCGGTACGTACCGGCCCGGTGACCGGCTGCCGGAGGCCAAGGAGATGGCCCGCGGACTGCGCCTCCTGGTGCCCCGTTCCGTGGATCTCGCGTACGGACTGCTCGTGGCCGAGGGGACGCTGGAGCAGGGGCCACCCGGACTGCCGCCCGTGGTGGCGGATCCCACGGAGGATCCCCGCGTACGTGAACTGCGCGCGACGGTACGGGAGTTGCAGGGCCAGGTGCGTCGGCTCGACGAGACCGTCGAGGAACTCACCCGGCGCACGCGCGCTTTGGAGCGCGGACTGAGGGAGACCCGGGCCGAGTTGCTGCGGCGGGCTTGA